In the genome of Lactuca sativa cultivar Salinas chromosome 3, Lsat_Salinas_v11, whole genome shotgun sequence, the window GGATTACCTTGGCTGCTAGTTGTTGCTAAAATTTGTGTTGTATGatatgaaaactttgattttcacACAAGCAGTATGATGTTTTTTTTACACACAAAAGTTAGcactaaaatcaataattaacaAATGAGTGTAGTGTAGCTTGGACTAAAACCTACTTCACAATTGAGACCGTGTATCAGAGAGTCAGGTTAAACGTCCCGCATCATGACACATGACATCAGCTCCAaatcttatgtattatgtttatgtatatccttttttttaattaacgGACTTAACAGAAAGAATGACAACATAGAAAGTCAACGAAATGAGGCTTTCTCCATTAAGTTGTAGCTCATTACAAATTTTCCCTCATTTACTCTTTTCTTCCACTTCCCCAAGTATGTTGTCATCGTCTAAAATACTTTTAGAACATCATTTATCCAGATAGCACTTActtttcggaaaaaaaaaaaacagaatctTAGTTTAGTAGTAACATAAAACATTAAAAAGGGTGGGTTAACATGGCTCATCCATCATCAGTTTAGTCGTTTTATATCTAATAATTTGTTTTCTTATTGGTGTAGCCGAATTGCATTATTTTAGCAATTTCTCCTGCTAATCAAGACATTGCCACATCTGATGCTATAAAGCTTGCTAGAGAAGTTGATCCTTCAGGTATGTTATCAACTCTTGCATGTTGCGATTGGACCAGACTCAACAAGCTTTCTAGGGATACTTTTGAGGATGAGGATCGAGAGGGCACTTACacctttttttttgtatatactaGATATCGAGAACCTGTACAACCTTTTTGGGTGGGACAaggaatttcaaaaaaaaaaaaaaaaaaaaaaaaaactcccaTTGACATCGGTCTTGATTTAAGAATACTAAATTAATGATTTTCGTAGGTGACCGAACATTTGGAGTGGTCACCAAACTTGATCTCATGGATGCGGGAACCAATTGTTTGGATGTATGTGATTATCATTTCACGAGtatttcgatatatatatatatatatatatatatatatatatatatatatatatatatatatacataatacgGGACTTGACAAGTATTTAAAAGGATGTGAATGACGAGGGGATAGAGCCCCAATCCCATCTTTTTGGGTGAGACAGAGGATTGCATTGACATCTGCCTCAATCCTAGTCCAATGTGCATATAATACATACAACCATACTTGATTGGTTATAGTTAAAAATGTTTGGTTGGTGTTGGTGTGATTAAAAATATGACAGGTTCTTGAGGGAAGATCCTACAAGCTTCAGCATCCATGGGTTGGAATTGTAAACCGTTCACAAGCTGATATCAACAAGAATGTTGACATGATGGCTGCTCGACGAAAGGAACAGGAATATTTTGAATCTAGCCCCGACTATGGACACCTGGCACATAAAATGGGTTCAGTATATCTTGCAAAGCTTTTGTCCAGGGTCAGTCTTCACTCTTTAATCTtcattcatacatattttcttagCTTACCCTAGCAGTCCAAAGGTGGTAACCCGTAAGGTTTTACTGTATGTCTAATGTCTTACTAGAATTAGGGGTGAAATTGGTACGGTACCAATTCATTTTTCTGTAAACCGTGTACTGTACCaactataattgatataaaaAAATTGCTATTGGTACCGTACCAAGTATACTTGGTACCGTACCAAGTATACTTGGTACCAATTTATTTGGCTACCGACATGTTTGGTTGGTACAAATTGGTAATGGTATATACCAACTTCTTTTAATTTTCTATTATAAGATTTAAAAATAAGCAATGACATCGGGATTTTGATGTGTAATATAGAAATTAGTTGCGTATTTCTTTTAATTTACAAAAGAATTTTACTGAAGTAACGCTAAAGTAACGTTTTAATATTGTGCTTTAACGTGGTaataattattgaccaatacgACCAAATGActaatataatgttattaaaacAATAAACACTAAATACAATTAacagttgatatatatatatatatatatatatatatatatatatatatatatcaaatgaattggTTGGTACAGTATTACCATGGTATTCCAATTTTTATACTATTACCGTACCAACATCGATCAATTGGTACGGTACTACCAACTAAACATGTTAGCTACCAAATATCTTGGCTACCAAGTTTCTTGGTTCGGATGGTAACATATGGGTTGGTTTTCCATGGTACAGTTTTGTCAGCCCTAACTAGAATAATAGATATATTTATTTGCATATGGATTTTACTGTTTGACAAGTTTGCGGTGGTGTTTCTGTTTTTCCTGAATCAGCATTTAGAGAGTGTTATCAGGCAGAAGATACCAAGCATAGTTGCTTTGATAAACAGAAATATTGATGAAATCAATGCAGAGCTGGACCGTATTGGCAGGCCAATCGGAGTAGATGGAGGGGTatattatttactttttttttttttaatacttgctaaatattcatttttgttttttgttttgtttttcctcAACAGGCACAACTTTATACTATCTTGGAAATGTGTCGTGCATTTGACCGCGTGTTCAAAGAGCACCTTGATGGAGGGTAATGCATGAATGATATTTACTTGACATTTTCTGTAGTTGTTAATTTAGTCGACTGCAAATTTCAAaagtgattattattattattctggGAGAATCTCAGGCGAGCAGGTGGAGATAGGATATATGGAGTGTTTGATCATCAACTACCAGCTGCTTTGAAAAAGCTTCCTCTAGAGCGCCACCTGTCTACCAGTAATGTGAGAAAAGTAGTTTCAGAGGCTGATGGTTATCAACCCCACTTGATCGCCCCTGAGCAAGGATACAGAAGACTAATAGATGGATCTCTTGGATACTTCAAGGGACCAGCTGAAGCTTCTGTGGATGCCGTATGTACATTTTCCATCTTATATACCTATTGCTGTTTCTTacacaacacaacacaacacaaGCTCGGGGTTGCTTCCCTCTCATTGAATTAACTTATTAACTGTATGTAGGTACACTTCATTTTGAAAGAACTTGTGAGGAAATCCATGGCAGAGACGGTGGTAAGTAAATCGTATACAGacatgatctaaaccctaaaacCTACCATGTATAACCTGAGTGAAATatttgaatttaagttatttatgCCACTGCACCCAAATTTAGCTTGCTTGCATCTAGAAAAAGCTCATAGCTTGAACGATAACTCATGGGATGAGGTTGAGGGGTCGTCTTTTGCATATGCAAAAGATCAAGAGGGAGTTTCTGCCTTTACTTTTCTATACCTAATTCTTTTTGGGTGGGACACAAATTGTCGAGTGTCCAGTATAATCACAATCACAAACACAAGCACTCTTGTTTGCAACCAAAGAGCAAGCAAATATTATTATATTCTCAGAAGTGAATAATACTTGATGATATGAATATGATGTGTGTTGAACACAGGAGTTGAAGCGGTTCCCATCACTCCAAGCGGAGATAGCAGCTGCTTCAAATGAAGCACTGGAAAATTTCCGTGATGAAAGCCGGAAAACAGTTAGCCGCCTCGTGGAAATGGAATCAACTTATCTGACCGCCGAATTTTTTCGTAAGATTCATGCTGAATCAGATAACAACCCCAGAGACATCCATAATAACAAGCATTCAACCACATCCCACCCAAATGCAGATCGTTACAATGATCATCACTTCAGAAAGATTGGTAAACACCCTACCCTATCCATCCATGTTCCCATTTGATCTATATATATTTGACTTTGACCTGTAGCGTTGTTATTTTTCAAATGAATGATTGTGATCAGGATCAAATGTGTCTGCTTATATTGGAATGGTTTGTGATACTCTCAAGAATACCATCCCCAAGGCTGTTGTTTATTGTCAAGTCCGAGAAGCAAGGAGATCTTTGCTCAATCTCTTCTATGCACAAATCGGTAGAAAAGAGGTAGATATCTTTTTTTAGCAAACATTTGTTCCAATGCCGTAATATACTGTATTAGGTGGATCATATGGCAACCTATATATtataatcaaaagaaaaaaagtCCATGATTGTTAGTTAAGTTGGTTATAATAAGCATCATACCATTTAATTTACTAAATGGTGATGAATGTTTTAATGCAGAAAGAGCAACTTGGTAGAATGTTAGACGAAGATCCAATGCTCATGGAAAAGAAAGAGACTTTATCCAAGAGACTTCACCTCTACAAGTCAGCAAGAGACGAAATCGATTCAGTCTCATGGAAGTGAGAAAGTAAGCGCCTTGCCTCGTCACGTTTACAAATCTGTACAACTAACTCTCTCTACTTTCACACAAGTTAATGTTCATTTGTACGTCATCATCTTATGTTGTGTACTAAGGTTGAAAAGACAAGAACTTGATTTGCTAAAAAACAATTTGATGTGTTACGATAGTTACTGTTTTCAGCTtcaaatacatatacatatcaaAGTTTTATAAACATACAACGGAAAACCTGTGGTAATTATAAAACTTGGAAACAAAATCCTATATTATAGTAATAATTAAGAAAGATGAATATTCATTGGTCCACATCCTGCCTGCTTGCCAAACACAACTCATGCAACTCATTAAGCACCCACTCTTCACCGGTATGACCACCCAACACAAGAACCCTGGTACCCCCAACAACACAAGTACTATGACCCCAAGCAAACTTGGGAGGTTGACCAGGCACATTCAAAATTCTCCAAGATGGTTTCTCCTCGGCAGGGTCCAACAAAAACACCTGAGAAGGGGAGTGCAGCCCCGCAATGGAACCACCAAATATTATAACCCGCCCGCATGGCATACTCATGGCTACGTGGTCAAGCCGTGGCGGTGGGACAACAGCACTCTGGGTCCCAACACCTGTGAACCCATTGCACTCCAAAAGCCTCCATTCTGGCTTCTCATCCATTACATCCATCGTATATGCCTCACTTGATCTTAACCTTAAGTGACCACTGTTTGCCAGACCCCCATACATGAGAATTTTTGTTCTTCCGAAAACAGACAGCGAGTGTCCCAGTCGAGAGGGTGGGACCGGTGAAGTCGGGATTTCTCGCCACATCGGTTTTTCCATTGTCAGATCAAGGATAAACGTGTCATTCAGAAGGACTCCTGCGTCTGTGCACCCGCCTGAAGATAAAGATATAATAAGAAACCAACTTTAACAACatgtttaaaataaaattaaaattaactgCGGACCTGAAACAACTAATTTTGATCCTTCTATGGTGCAAGAGCTGTGCCAAGATCTTGGCGGGGGTGGACCAGCGCCAAACACTTGTATCCAGGTTGGTTGTTTGGCATCCAAGTCAAGAACAAACACATCATTCAACAATCCTTGTTTCCCACACCCACCAAACACCACCAACCAGGAGCCATTAAGTGAGGAAAGTGTGTGCCCCCATCGCCCTGGCGGGGACGACTTGACGCTCACCTGCCGCCACTCGGGATTGACAGCATCAAGATTAAGAACAAACGTATCGTCCATTGGCTCCATGTTAACTCCTTCACCACCAAATAAAACAAGCCGGTTTCCAGCTGCACATGCGCTAAAATTACAACGTGAAGGCTCGACTGTACCTCCGACTCTTAGTTTCTTCCAACAAACAGCCTCAAGAGTGGTGAGCTCACGAGCAAGACGGCCCCATCCTAATTTATTATTAGTCATATGTTCTAATGCACCTGTCACTTCTCTTCCCCAAGCATTCTGACAAACCATTTTTCTAACATGCTCGTTCTTTGTAAGTAGGCGGATCCGCCTACAAACAGATCCGATTGAAGCAACATCTCTGGGTGTCAATCGAGACAGAATGTCTTGAGCCATTACTTCATCTGAAAGTTGAAGAATCCCACACTCGATTTGTTGTTGTTGCTCGATGTTTGGGGAGTGGAATTTATCACTTACTTGTTGATTAGATTGAGAGTGAGACAGAGATTGAGATTGAGATTGGACGTCGTTGTTGTGAGTCTCTTTGAAAACAGGGTAGGATATGGAATTTAGATCGATTTTGGCTTCTGTGAATACTTGTATGCCTATTACGTGTGTGACTATGCCATCATCACCATGAATTGGAGCAAGTCTTAGTCGGTTGACCAATGGAGTTCCGTCTTTTCTGAAATTGAGAAGCTCTCCCTGGAAATCGATTCCTTCTTCCAGACATCTTCTGATCTCTGATACACACACAGGGTCCACCAACGGGTGCCGTCTTTGGGCTCGGGGGTCTCTGTACTGCAAGAAACGACTGAGGCAAAACATTTCCAAATAAGTACATTTCTCAAACtacaaataaaaagaaataaaagtgAAAAATACATTGCATTTAACTCTATTAATTATGCTTTTCAACTATCATGCAAAATTTCTCCCTAGAACTCCTACTGTTGGATTCGATATCAATCAACCTAATTGTAGCCAACTCTCAAGTTCCAGTTGGAAAATAACTGAAACTGGGAGCCAGATCCAACAATTTGATACAAATGCAAAAATAAACCAAGCGACGCATAGATTCAATAAGTAAATCTAAAACACAGAGCTCGTTAAACCTCTTTTCTATGAGATCTACAAGAAGAGCACATGTTTTCCGTCCACTCTCATATGAGCGTCTAATTTGATAACCGGAAGGGAAACTTTgaactaaaaaaaataacaagCAGTAAATCGGAATGAGAAAGTGGAAATATACCAGTTCCGACCAAGGACTTCATCGGCACGATAACCGGTGGTGGATTCGAATACCTTATTAACGTAGATTATAGGAAAATCTGGTTCCATAGCATCCGAAACCACAATTGAAGTCGGAATCATCGGATTGAAAAACTCGCCTAACCTCAACGAAAATCCACCACCGCTCTCCTCCTCCTCATCGTCTATGTCGTCGTAGCAGTAGTCGTCGTCATCGGTGGCGCTTTTTAGCCTCTTGATCCTCTGAA includes:
- the LOC111919273 gene encoding phragmoplastin DRP1C isoform X1, yielding MATMESLIGLVNRIQMACTVLGDHGGEGMSLWEALPTVAVVGGQSCGKSSVLESIVGRDFLPRGSGIVTRRPLVLQLHKIERGTEYAEFLHAPRKKFTDFAALRKEIEDETERLTRKSKAISNRPIHLCIYSPNVVNLTLIDLPGLTKVAVEGQPDSIVEDIEMMVRSYVDKPNCIILAISPANQDIATSDAIKLAREVDPSGDRTFGVVTKLDLMDAGTNCLDVLEGRSYKLQHPWVGIVNRSQADINKNVDMMAARRKEQEYFESSPDYGHLAHKMGSVYLAKLLSRHLESVIRQKIPSIVALINRNIDEINAELDRIGRPIGVDGGAQLYTILEMCRAFDRVFKEHLDGGRAGGDRIYGVFDHQLPAALKKLPLERHLSTSNVRKVVSEADGYQPHLIAPEQGYRRLIDGSLGYFKGPAEASVDAVHFILKELVRKSMAETVELKRFPSLQAEIAAASNEALENFRDESRKTVSRLVEMESTYLTAEFFRKIHAESDNNPRDIHNNKHSTTSHPNADRYNDHHFRKIGSNVSAYIGMVCDTLKNTIPKAVVYCQVREARRSLLNLFYAQIGRKEKEQLGRMLDEDPMLMEKKETLSKRLHLYKSARDEIDSVSWK
- the LOC111919273 gene encoding phragmoplastin DRP1C isoform X2; its protein translation is MESLIGLVNRIQMACTVLGDHGGEGMSLWEALPTVAVVGGQSCGKSSVLESIVGRDFLPRGSGIVTRRPLVLQLHKIERGTEYAEFLHAPRKKFTDFAALRKEIEDETERLTRKSKAISNRPIHLCIYSPNEGQPDSIVEDIEMMVRSYVDKPNCIILAISPANQDIATSDAIKLAREVDPSGDRTFGVVTKLDLMDAGTNCLDVLEGRSYKLQHPWVGIVNRSQADINKNVDMMAARRKEQEYFESSPDYGHLAHKMGSVYLAKLLSRHLESVIRQKIPSIVALINRNIDEINAELDRIGRPIGVDGGAQLYTILEMCRAFDRVFKEHLDGGRAGGDRIYGVFDHQLPAALKKLPLERHLSTSNVRKVVSEADGYQPHLIAPEQGYRRLIDGSLGYFKGPAEASVDAVHFILKELVRKSMAETVELKRFPSLQAEIAAASNEALENFRDESRKTVSRLVEMESTYLTAEFFRKIHAESDNNPRDIHNNKHSTTSHPNADRYNDHHFRKIGSNVSAYIGMVCDTLKNTIPKAVVYCQVREARRSLLNLFYAQIGRKEKEQLGRMLDEDPMLMEKKETLSKRLHLYKSARDEIDSVSWK
- the LOC111919272 gene encoding adagio protein 3; this encodes MGMPIDDESDDLQRIKRLKSATDDDDYCYDDIDDEEEESGGGFSLRLGEFFNPMIPTSIVVSDAMEPDFPIIYVNKVFESTTGYRADEVLGRNCRFLQYRDPRAQRRHPLVDPVCVSEIRRCLEEGIDFQGELLNFRKDGTPLVNRLRLAPIHGDDGIVTHVIGIQVFTEAKIDLNSISYPVFKETHNNDVQSQSQSLSHSQSNQQVSDKFHSPNIEQQQQIECGILQLSDEVMAQDILSRLTPRDVASIGSVCRRIRLLTKNEHVRKMVCQNAWGREVTGALEHMTNNKLGWGRLARELTTLEAVCWKKLRVGGTVEPSRCNFSACAAGNRLVLFGGEGVNMEPMDDTFVLNLDAVNPEWRQVSVKSSPPGRWGHTLSSLNGSWLVVFGGCGKQGLLNDVFVLDLDAKQPTWIQVFGAGPPPPRSWHSSCTIEGSKLVVSGGCTDAGVLLNDTFILDLTMEKPMWREIPTSPVPPSRLGHSLSVFGRTKILMYGGLANSGHLRLRSSEAYTMDVMDEKPEWRLLECNGFTGVGTQSAVVPPPRLDHVAMSMPCGRVIIFGGSIAGLHSPSQVFLLDPAEEKPSWRILNVPGQPPKFAWGHSTCVVGGTRVLVLGGHTGEEWVLNELHELCLASRQDVDQ